One Candidatus Paceibacterota bacterium genomic region harbors:
- a CDS encoding ribonuclease H-like domain-containing protein — protein MRKIIFDIETRNTFQEAGSNDPADLDISVVCVYDSETDKYSSYLQEDLGKLWPLIEKADILVGYNSDHFDIPLLNKYYPGDLAKIKSVDLLKEIRQSLGRRIKLDDVAEATLGKNKIAHGLEAITWWRTGELDKIIKYCLEDVKITKEVYEYARAHGHLKYKDGNMLKEIPLDTSSWEKEADSKMTFSLGF, from the coding sequence CTTTTCAGGAAGCCGGCTCAAACGACCCGGCTGATTTGGATATTTCGGTAGTGTGTGTTTACGATTCTGAGACTGACAAGTATTCATCCTATCTTCAGGAAGATCTGGGCAAGCTTTGGCCTTTGATAGAAAAAGCCGACATCTTGGTCGGCTACAATTCTGATCATTTTGATATTCCTCTTTTAAATAAATATTATCCTGGAGATTTGGCTAAAATAAAAAGCGTTGACTTGCTCAAAGAAATTCGGCAATCCCTTGGACGGCGCATCAAGCTTGATGATGTAGCCGAAGCTACTCTCGGAAAAAATAAGATCGCCCATGGGCTCGAAGCTATCACTTGGTGGCGCACAGGCGAACTGGACAAAATTATTAAATACTGTCTGGAAGATGTCAAAATCACCAAGGAAGTCTACGAATACGCTCGCGCACACGGTCATCTCAAATACAAAGATGGAAACATGCTCAAAGAAATTCCTCTCGACACCTCCAGTTGGGAAAAAGAAGCTGACTCGAAAATGACTTTCTCGCTAGGGTTTTAG